In Propionispora vibrioides, one genomic interval encodes:
- a CDS encoding dihydroxyacetone kinase subunit DhaK, whose amino-acid sequence MQRIINEPGFVVEDMLKGFAKCHKNMIHVDPQNPRVVVSNFCKNKKKVGVVTGGGSGHKPAFIGYCGKNMVDAVAVGEIFSSPTAKSFYDAICAADQGQGVACLYGNYAGDNMNVKMAMELAEDAGIAVKTVVANDDVASAPKSESEKRRGVAGEIFMWKVGGAKANQGASLDEVIRAAQKAIDNTRSIGVGLGPCTIPANKRPNFSITPGTMEFGIGHHGEPGIRVEKLASAKEIAKAMTKLVIEDVPFVKGAELAVLVSGLGATPVMEQYIFFNEVEELLREQGLSLYASYVGNYFTSLEMNGITLTVMKLDDELKECLDEEVETMGMTQLRRS is encoded by the coding sequence ATGCAGAGAATCATTAATGAACCCGGTTTTGTCGTGGAAGATATGCTGAAGGGTTTTGCCAAATGCCATAAAAACATGATTCATGTTGATCCCCAAAATCCCAGGGTGGTTGTCTCTAACTTTTGCAAGAATAAAAAGAAGGTCGGCGTTGTAACCGGTGGCGGCAGCGGGCATAAACCGGCATTTATCGGCTATTGCGGCAAAAATATGGTGGATGCGGTTGCCGTGGGAGAGATATTCTCCTCGCCTACTGCCAAATCATTTTATGATGCCATTTGCGCTGCCGATCAGGGGCAAGGCGTGGCCTGTCTCTATGGAAACTATGCCGGTGATAATATGAATGTAAAAATGGCGATGGAACTGGCAGAAGATGCGGGAATCGCCGTCAAAACGGTGGTGGCCAATGATGATGTAGCCAGTGCACCGAAAAGCGAAAGCGAAAAACGCCGCGGCGTGGCCGGCGAAATCTTCATGTGGAAGGTTGGCGGCGCGAAGGCCAATCAGGGCGCGAGCTTGGATGAGGTGATACGGGCAGCGCAAAAGGCGATTGATAATACGCGAAGTATAGGCGTTGGGCTGGGGCCTTGTACCATTCCGGCCAATAAGAGGCCGAACTTTTCAATCACTCCGGGAACGATGGAGTTTGGTATTGGCCACCATGGCGAGCCGGGTATACGGGTGGAGAAGCTGGCAAGTGCTAAAGAAATCGCCAAAGCGATGACGAAGCTTGTCATAGAAGATGTCCCCTTTGTAAAAGGAGCTGAGCTGGCTGTGCTGGTGTCCGGGCTGGGAGCTACGCCGGTTATGGAACAGTATATTTTCTTTAATGAAGTGGAAGAACTTTTGCGGGAGCAAGGACTGTCGCTATATGCTTCTTACGTGGGGAACTATTTCACTTCGCTGGAGATGAACGGAATAACCTTGACCGTCATGAAACTGGATGACGAATTGAAAGAATGCCTGGATGAAGAAGTGGAAACGATGGGCATGACCCAGCTTAGGAGGAGTTGA
- the dhaL gene encoding dihydroxyacetone kinase subunit DhaL — protein MEFIRNSNNAVIVLDIIEAIHQHAGYLSEIDGATGDGDHGINMDKGFMLAKERIAADMSLSEAFKILGQTLVMDIGGSMGPIYGTFFSQFSKVTRGVENIILETLLAALETSTEKLTELAGAKPGDKTLLDTIYPAKAALEKALKSNQSYAEALRAMAAGAKAGKEHTKELVAKIGRAARLGERSKGFLDAGAASCCIILVTMAEAMQKVIVNEQV, from the coding sequence ATGGAGTTCATCAGGAACAGCAATAATGCCGTCATCGTTTTGGATATTATAGAAGCCATTCACCAACACGCCGGCTATTTGAGCGAAATTGATGGGGCGACCGGGGATGGCGACCATGGCATTAACATGGATAAAGGCTTTATGCTTGCCAAAGAACGGATTGCAGCCGATATGTCCTTATCCGAAGCTTTTAAGATACTGGGGCAAACCTTGGTTATGGATATAGGCGGCTCTATGGGGCCCATATATGGTACATTTTTTTCACAGTTCAGCAAGGTTACCAGAGGAGTAGAAAATATTATTCTTGAGACTCTGCTGGCAGCTTTGGAAACCTCAACGGAAAAGCTTACTGAGCTGGCAGGGGCAAAGCCTGGCGATAAAACACTGCTTGATACGATATATCCGGCAAAGGCAGCTTTAGAAAAAGCCCTGAAGAGCAATCAAAGTTATGCTGAAGCGCTCCGGGCAATGGCTGCAGGAGCAAAAGCGGGAAAAGAGCATACCAAAGAATTGGTGGCCAAAATTGGCCGGGCAGCCCGGTTGGGTGAACGAAGCAAGGGTTTCCTGGACGCCGGTGCAGCTTCCTGCTGCATTATATTAGTAACCATGGCGGAAGCCATGCAAAAGGTAATTGTCAATGAACAAGTATAA
- a CDS encoding HAD family hydrolase — protein MNKYKGIIFDLDGTLLDTLSDLANSVNEVLAVYGYPTHTKEAYRLKIGRGFRNLIEQSMPENTDTAIIEAGLQRFLEAYDRNYCKETKPYEGIVPVLRALRRNGILLAVNSNKRDDYTRQLIKLLLPDIEFVAIYGEREGVAKKPDPQAAWEIAKQMALDTKDILYVGDSKTDMVTATNAGMNSIGVLWGFRDEKELDEHKATYIVKRPQGIYNIAVFGS, from the coding sequence ATGAACAAGTATAAGGGAATTATCTTTGATCTGGACGGTACCTTGCTGGATACGTTGAGTGATCTGGCCAATAGCGTGAATGAGGTGCTCGCTGTCTATGGCTATCCCACCCATACCAAGGAGGCATACCGGCTAAAAATTGGCAGGGGGTTTCGCAATCTAATCGAGCAGAGCATGCCGGAAAATACAGATACGGCTATTATTGAAGCCGGTTTGCAGCGATTCCTGGAAGCTTACGACAGGAACTATTGTAAGGAAACAAAACCTTATGAGGGAATTGTTCCGGTGCTTCGGGCATTACGCCGGAACGGAATCTTACTGGCTGTAAATTCAAATAAACGTGATGATTATACCAGGCAATTAATTAAATTGCTGCTGCCGGACATTGAGTTTGTCGCTATATACGGGGAACGTGAGGGTGTTGCGAAAAAGCCGGATCCGCAGGCCGCCTGGGAGATTGCTAAACAAATGGCACTGGATACTAAAGACATATTGTATGTAGGCGATTCCAAAACAGATATGGTTACTGCGACGAATGCGGGTATGAATAGCATCGGTGTTTTATGGGGGTTTCGCGACGAAAAAGAATTAGACGAGCATAAAGCGACTTACATAGTAAAAAGACCTCAAGGCATCTATAATATTGCAGTTTTTGGCTCTTAG
- a CDS encoding zinc-dependent alcohol dehydrogenase, with the protein MKNDSIPEKIKIAVLTKAHTLELQEIPMPELGEEDVLIKQEACNICTTDYGQWLGLREHQGYPMAGGHEGCGIIVAKGSRVNAELQIGDRVGVAYSYCGKCKACKVGHTIACVDRNSLMGYTYKSKEGFYGTYGFATYFVRKSRYLVKLSKDIAAGEAGFLEPVATVINGMKKLRVKPMETVAVIGAGTMGLVNAQVARAFGARVIVSDLMDKKVACAKKMGFEVIHAHQQEPVEEIKRLTDGEGVDAVIVAVGATRANEQALKMVKELDGRILFFAAGFPIPELRIDSNVIHYRKLELIGAFEADHQDFCDAGKLLSQRQIDVKPLLETSFPLDRIEEAFQVASTPGNYRVTVRL; encoded by the coding sequence ATGAAAAATGACAGTATTCCTGAAAAAATCAAAATTGCCGTGCTTACCAAGGCTCACACTCTTGAACTGCAAGAAATTCCTATGCCGGAGTTAGGGGAAGAGGATGTTTTAATAAAACAGGAAGCCTGCAATATTTGTACGACCGATTATGGCCAATGGCTGGGACTGAGGGAGCATCAGGGGTATCCTATGGCCGGTGGTCATGAAGGCTGTGGAATTATTGTAGCTAAAGGCAGCAGAGTGAACGCCGAATTGCAGATAGGCGATAGAGTGGGGGTAGCCTATTCTTATTGCGGCAAGTGCAAAGCTTGTAAAGTGGGACATACCATTGCCTGCGTAGACCGCAATTCGCTGATGGGGTATACCTATAAATCGAAGGAAGGCTTTTACGGCACCTACGGCTTTGCTACGTACTTCGTTAGAAAATCCAGATATCTAGTAAAGCTGAGCAAAGACATAGCAGCGGGCGAAGCCGGCTTTTTAGAACCGGTGGCAACTGTGATTAACGGAATGAAAAAATTGCGGGTTAAACCAATGGAAACGGTGGCCGTCATTGGTGCCGGAACCATGGGCTTGGTCAATGCTCAAGTGGCCCGTGCTTTTGGGGCGAGAGTCATTGTTTCCGATCTAATGGATAAGAAAGTGGCTTGTGCCAAAAAGATGGGGTTTGAAGTAATTCATGCTCATCAGCAAGAGCCGGTTGAAGAAATAAAAAGACTGACTGATGGCGAAGGCGTTGATGCTGTTATTGTTGCTGTTGGAGCAACGAGAGCGAACGAACAGGCGTTGAAGATGGTGAAAGAACTGGATGGTCGTATTTTGTTTTTTGCGGCCGGTTTTCCGATCCCGGAACTGAGAATTGATTCGAATGTCATTCATTATAGAAAACTGGAGTTAATAGGAGCCTTCGAGGCAGACCACCAGGATTTTTGCGACGCGGGAAAGCTATTAAGTCAACGGCAGATTGATGTAAAGCCATTGCTGGAAACTTCGTTTCCGTTGGACAGAATAGAAGAAGCCTTCCAAGTTGCCAGTACGCCAGGAAATTATCGCGTCACCGTAAGATTATGA
- a CDS encoding PTS mannitol transporter subunit IICB, which produces MSQVSLVEENTGIRVKLQQFGRFLSAMVMPNIGAFIAWGLVTAFVIPTGWMPNEYLSKLVGPGITYLLPLLIGYTGGYNMYGRRGGVAGTIGTIGMIVGSSVPMLVGGMIMGPLGAFCIKKIDEMFKGRVKPGLEMLVDNFSMGIMGAVLMLLSYVVVLPVYSVIQSFLTAGVAFIIEHQLLPFAPAFIVPGQVLFLNNAINHGIFTPLGAAQAAETGKSILYLVEANCGNWAGLALAFCLFGKGIAKKSAPGAAAIMIIGGIGEVVFPYVLMMPKIIFAPILGNMAALAWLTAFNGGAVAPVSPGSIIALIAMTPKGMMFVNVASYVIGAAVSFVVAALVLKRDKSQMDDDDSLARATDVMRELKGTKSGKPEIKKIVFACDAGMGSSAMGASMLNSRMKKAGIHVLVENSAVNEIPEDADIVVTHKDLTERAKQCRPDAIHVSVADFLNSPEYEELINQLKSR; this is translated from the coding sequence ATGAGTCAAGTAAGTTTGGTTGAAGAAAATACTGGTATTCGTGTAAAACTCCAACAGTTTGGCAGGTTTCTAAGTGCTATGGTAATGCCTAATATTGGCGCATTTATTGCCTGGGGGCTTGTTACGGCCTTTGTCATTCCAACAGGCTGGATGCCTAATGAATATTTAAGTAAATTAGTGGGGCCGGGCATTACTTATTTACTGCCGCTTTTAATAGGCTATACCGGCGGTTATAACATGTATGGCAGACGTGGTGGTGTGGCCGGAACGATCGGTACTATCGGAATGATCGTCGGTTCCAGTGTTCCCATGCTGGTAGGCGGCATGATTATGGGGCCGCTTGGTGCCTTTTGTATTAAGAAGATTGATGAAATGTTTAAAGGAAGGGTTAAACCCGGACTTGAGATGCTGGTAGATAATTTTTCCATGGGTATTATGGGCGCCGTCTTAATGCTTTTAAGTTATGTAGTTGTTTTACCCGTATATAGTGTTATTCAGTCTTTTCTTACAGCCGGAGTAGCCTTTATTATAGAACATCAGCTTTTGCCGTTTGCGCCGGCCTTTATTGTACCTGGACAAGTTCTGTTTTTAAATAATGCAATTAATCACGGGATTTTTACTCCGTTAGGTGCCGCTCAGGCCGCTGAAACAGGAAAATCTATTCTGTATCTAGTGGAAGCAAACTGTGGTAACTGGGCCGGACTGGCCCTGGCCTTTTGCTTATTTGGTAAAGGAATAGCGAAAAAATCCGCACCGGGTGCAGCGGCTATTATGATTATTGGCGGTATCGGAGAAGTAGTTTTCCCCTATGTATTGATGATGCCGAAAATTATTTTTGCTCCTATCCTGGGTAATATGGCTGCATTAGCATGGCTGACAGCTTTCAACGGCGGTGCCGTTGCGCCCGTATCGCCGGGAAGTATTATTGCACTGATCGCAATGACACCAAAGGGCATGATGTTTGTGAATGTTGCATCGTATGTCATTGGTGCAGCCGTATCGTTTGTTGTGGCCGCTTTAGTCTTAAAACGGGATAAATCGCAGATGGATGATGATGACAGTTTGGCCAGGGCAACCGATGTCATGCGGGAATTAAAAGGAACAAAGAGTGGAAAGCCGGAGATTAAAAAGATTGTTTTTGCCTGTGATGCAGGTATGGGTTCCAGTGCGATGGGAGCATCGATGTTGAATAGTAGAATGAAAAAAGCTGGAATTCATGTGTTGGTGGAAAACAGTGCGGTAAATGAAATTCCTGAAGATGCAGATATTGTTGTTACTCACAAAGACCTAACGGAAAGAGCAAAACAGTGCAGGCCGGATGCTATCCACGTATCTGTTGCAGATTTTTTGAATAGTCCTGAATACGAAGAACTAATAAATCAATTAAAGAGTAGATAG
- a CDS encoding PTS sugar transporter subunit IIA, with protein MSVFFYRRGNSKEDATVSGPQGNADTNGINDVLVLKNILVNQKSVSKDAAIEKAGQLLVDGGYVLPEYIVAMKEREAQLTTYIGHGVAIPHGVGVAKDKILKSGISVIQYPDGIVFDEDKVAYLIVGIAGKGKEHLKILSNLAEFIIEEEELLKELFSTEVATKLYSAFTRRV; from the coding sequence ATGTCTGTGTTTTTTTACAGAAGGGGGAATTCAAAGGAGGATGCGACTGTGTCCGGCCCACAGGGAAATGCTGACACAAACGGTATAAATGATGTCTTGGTATTAAAAAATATATTGGTTAACCAAAAAAGTGTGTCAAAAGATGCGGCGATAGAAAAGGCTGGACAGCTTCTGGTTGATGGAGGCTATGTATTACCTGAATACATTGTTGCAATGAAGGAAAGAGAAGCGCAGTTGACAACATATATTGGACATGGCGTGGCAATTCCCCATGGGGTAGGGGTAGCGAAGGATAAAATTCTAAAAAGCGGTATATCCGTTATTCAATACCCTGACGGTATTGTTTTTGATGAAGACAAGGTAGCTTATCTTATAGTAGGAATTGCCGGAAAGGGGAAGGAGCATCTAAAAATTCTTTCTAATTTAGCAGAATTTATTATTGAGGAAGAGGAACTCCTGAAAGAGCTATTTAGTACAGAAGTTGCGACAAAACTCTATAGTGCGTTTACAAGGAGAGTTTAG
- a CDS encoding winged helix DNA-binding protein — MDTIYEVLLSQFAELYEKQDILAKLTSQEFLHGYGYSEIHCIDAIGRMENPNAARIAKKLVMTRSAISKITKKLIRSGDIIGYQNSDNQKEICFKLTPKGYFLFKEHEQRHLAWEKRDREFLEKINPEILENVSTFLGDFNNYLHERIKAFK; from the coding sequence ATGGACACAATATATGAAGTTTTATTATCACAATTTGCAGAGCTATACGAAAAGCAGGATATTTTAGCTAAGCTTACATCACAGGAGTTTCTTCATGGCTATGGCTATTCAGAAATTCACTGTATTGATGCAATCGGCCGGATGGAAAATCCCAACGCTGCCCGAATAGCCAAGAAGCTAGTCATGACCAGAAGCGCTATCAGTAAAATAACTAAAAAACTTATCCGCAGCGGCGATATCATCGGTTATCAAAATTCAGATAATCAAAAAGAAATTTGCTTTAAATTAACGCCCAAAGGATATTTTTTATTTAAAGAGCATGAGCAGCGGCATTTGGCTTGGGAAAAGCGTGATAGAGAGTTTCTAGAAAAAATCAATCCTGAAATACTAGAGAATGTCAGCACTTTTTTAGGTGATTTCAACAATTATTTACATGAACGAATTAAAGCATTTAAATAG
- a CDS encoding cyclase family protein, whose product MLTDLSVKISPEINSDAANNEKKVSYGHLGTHFDVMNKEFPLEFVKRKAIVFNVQNIINRDISVQDIDINLIEKDMFVAFYTGFIEQESYGTKTYFTGHPQLSNELIDALLNKEISIIGIDCAGVRRGKEHTAKDQYCADRGVFIVENLCNLSAVLAGEMVHIFVANTYPLNFSGMTGLPCRVVAEL is encoded by the coding sequence ATGTTAACAGACTTAAGTGTTAAAATATCACCTGAAATCAACAGCGATGCCGCCAATAATGAAAAAAAGGTTTCTTATGGTCATTTAGGTACTCACTTTGATGTAATGAACAAGGAATTTCCCTTGGAGTTTGTCAAAAGAAAGGCCATCGTCTTTAATGTCCAAAATATTATAAATAGAGATATCTCAGTCCAAGATATAGACATTAACCTCATTGAAAAAGATATGTTCGTTGCATTTTATACGGGATTTATTGAACAAGAATCTTATGGAACCAAGACATATTTTACCGGGCATCCGCAGCTGTCCAATGAATTGATTGATGCGCTTTTAAATAAGGAAATCTCCATTATTGGCATTGACTGTGCGGGTGTAAGGCGTGGAAAGGAGCATACCGCAAAAGATCAATATTGCGCGGACAGGGGCGTTTTTATCGTGGAAAACCTTTGCAACCTGTCGGCAGTTTTAGCTGGGGAAATGGTACATATCTTTGTAGCAAATACTTATCCCCTAAACTTTTCCGGAATGACCGGTTTGCCGTGCCGGGTAGTCGCTGAATTATGA
- a CDS encoding GGDEF domain-containing protein, which translates to MTKIMSIATTIPFALLIVASIIYLCVPIEQPLLSITYYSSYAIYCVGLMLSWWFNRSRFFFTITVIALVQVALSDWAAATIGITAYRIVIYPIVCVLLPINIFVFSLLKERGIFNGWGLQRFGIIFFQIFYIAVAVVSNDNALVSFFYKKLLTEPLPLVTAIPQPAILIYGIVFLLFLLKLGKNKSHLDSTSTAVLAATMIGLHLKAEPLAMPAFFSLAGIIFIITVIQASYSMAYLDELTGLPARRALRENMMKLSGEYTIAMLDIDFFKKFNDTYGHDTGDDVLRLVASLLQNITGGGKAFRYGGEEFTIIFPNTKIEEAMPHLEKLRMAVEKCPHVYEGKTERTRKKKISSKQLFVTISIGVAERNKKYRHVDEVIKAADTALYRAKKKGRNCVSK; encoded by the coding sequence ATGACAAAGATAATGTCAATTGCAACTACAATTCCATTTGCTTTGTTAATTGTGGCAAGTATAATCTATCTGTGCGTTCCCATTGAACAGCCTTTGTTATCTATCACATACTATTCTTCTTATGCAATATATTGTGTTGGTTTGATGCTGAGCTGGTGGTTTAACCGAAGCCGGTTTTTTTTCACAATAACTGTTATTGCTCTGGTACAAGTGGCACTCAGTGATTGGGCAGCGGCAACTATCGGTATTACGGCTTACAGAATAGTGATTTATCCGATTGTTTGTGTATTACTGCCTATTAATATATTTGTCTTTTCCCTGTTAAAAGAACGGGGAATTTTTAATGGCTGGGGCTTACAGCGCTTTGGAATTATCTTCTTTCAGATATTTTATATAGCTGTAGCTGTAGTGTCAAATGATAATGCGTTAGTTAGCTTTTTCTACAAAAAACTGCTAACGGAACCTTTGCCTTTGGTTACGGCTATTCCGCAACCAGCTATTTTAATTTATGGTATTGTATTTTTGTTATTTTTATTAAAGCTGGGAAAGAACAAATCACATCTGGACAGCACTTCTACCGCCGTTTTAGCTGCTACCATGATTGGATTACATTTAAAGGCAGAACCGCTGGCTATGCCTGCATTCTTTTCTTTGGCCGGAATTATTTTTATTATTACTGTGATTCAGGCTTCCTATTCTATGGCCTATCTGGATGAATTGACAGGTTTGCCGGCTCGCCGGGCGCTCAGAGAAAATATGATGAAACTTAGCGGTGAGTATACCATAGCTATGTTGGATATTGATTTTTTTAAAAAATTCAACGATACCTACGGCCATGATACTGGTGATGACGTACTGCGCCTTGTCGCATCGCTGCTCCAAAACATAACAGGCGGTGGAAAAGCCTTTCGTTATGGCGGTGAAGAGTTTACAATTATATTTCCCAATACTAAAATTGAGGAAGCTATGCCTCACCTTGAAAAGTTGCGGATGGCGGTAGAAAAATGTCCGCATGTTTACGAAGGGAAAACTGAACGAACAAGAAAGAAAAAAATATCTTCCAAGCAACTCTTTGTTACTATCAGCATAGGTGTCGCCGAGCGTAACAAAAAATATAGGCATGTTGACGAAGTGATCAAAGCTGCCGATACGGCCCTCTACCGCGCTAAGAAAAAAGGACGCAACTGTGTGAGTAAATAG
- a CDS encoding DUF1254 domain-containing protein, protein MWESEFDPGKYHTLYNLALAAYIYGYSLVITETTKKIMLTSGHQLNEFFNERFFPTPEYSTIVRPNVDTLYSMAWLNLSEEPIVLSLPNTHNKYYLMELLDSWTNVFSSLGARTTGTRASLFVIAGPDWNQPLPNGMIRIDAPTRDVWIIGRTQTNGKNDYHTVHEIQDNYLLVPLSCWPPAKTHHKNTHQKKIRVNPVDKVASMDAASFFTLMMQQMYVNPPWVEDPLMDTTLRQLELIPSKSFNYQSLSSASKQALSAASQYGPQFIKAAAEGNYANYNDNGWFFLTSGIGFYGANYLLRAIIAMTGIGANLPKDSIYASAFIDKEGFPLVGFNDYMIHFNQEQFPPVNAFWSITVYNSRGYLTENSIDRYTLSPHLNNLLYNIDGSLDIFIGNSPPENDYYSNWLPTPIDEFNLIMRMYWPKHALLAGTWKPPPVIRI, encoded by the coding sequence ATGTGGGAGTCCGAGTTTGATCCTGGCAAGTACCATACTCTTTATAACCTGGCACTAGCTGCTTATATTTATGGTTATTCTCTCGTAATTACAGAAACCACGAAAAAAATCATGCTCACCAGCGGGCATCAATTAAATGAATTTTTCAACGAACGATTTTTTCCTACCCCCGAATACTCCACTATTGTCAGACCGAATGTAGACACGCTATATTCCATGGCATGGTTGAATCTCTCAGAAGAGCCTATAGTATTATCACTTCCCAATACTCACAACAAATATTATCTAATGGAACTCCTAGATAGCTGGACCAACGTGTTCTCATCCCTTGGGGCACGCACAACCGGCACCAGGGCAAGTCTTTTTGTCATTGCAGGTCCCGACTGGAACCAACCTCTCCCAAATGGGATGATTAGAATTGATGCCCCTACCAGAGATGTATGGATTATTGGCCGGACCCAAACAAATGGCAAAAACGACTACCATACCGTACATGAAATTCAAGACAATTATTTGTTGGTCCCACTGAGCTGCTGGCCTCCAGCAAAAACTCACCACAAAAATACACATCAAAAAAAAATCAGGGTAAATCCTGTTGATAAGGTTGCATCCATGGATGCCGCATCCTTTTTTACGCTTATGATGCAACAAATGTATGTAAATCCGCCTTGGGTGGAGGATCCGCTAATGGATACAACGCTAAGACAATTAGAATTAATTCCGTCCAAATCTTTCAACTACCAAAGCTTAAGTTCAGCTAGTAAGCAGGCTCTTAGCGCAGCTTCCCAATATGGCCCCCAATTTATCAAAGCAGCCGCTGAAGGGAATTACGCAAATTACAACGACAACGGCTGGTTTTTCTTGACTAGCGGCATAGGTTTTTACGGAGCAAATTACCTGCTGCGTGCAATCATTGCAATGACAGGAATTGGAGCTAATTTACCAAAAGACTCCATATATGCTTCCGCATTTATCGATAAAGAAGGATTTCCTTTAGTTGGATTTAATGACTACATGATTCACTTCAACCAAGAACAATTCCCACCGGTCAATGCCTTCTGGTCTATCACCGTCTACAACTCTCGGGGATATTTGACTGAAAATTCGATTGACCGTTATACACTCAGTCCCCATCTAAACAACTTGCTCTATAATATCGATGGCTCATTAGACATTTTCATCGGAAATTCCCCGCCTGAAAACGACTATTATTCCAACTGGCTGCCTACACCCATAGACGAATTTAATCTGATAATGAGAATGTACTGGCCTAAGCACGCCTTGCTTGCAGGTACCTGGAAACCTCCTCCAGTAATTCGAATATAG
- a CDS encoding MFS transporter translates to MNTIQVKTKQIPNWIPVLLAIACGVIVANLYYAQPLVGPISIATHLPLASAGLIVTLTQIGYVAGLLFIVPLCDLIENRRLITSTLVIVICALVAAALTKNALFFLMAALFIGLGSVATQILVPYAAHLATEERRGQVVGNVMSGLLLGIMLARPAASFITDLWGWQAVFLLSAGITAILAVLLAFVLPKRAPSPTMNYGDLIRSLWSLFATKTVLRRRAFYQACLFGAFSLFWTVIPLWLASHFHLSQQGIALFALAGVAGAIAAPIAGRLADKGWTKQLTGLAIVIAIISFLLTHIYTDASLIALAFLVIAAITLDMAVSGNLVLGQRAIYSLGGEIRGRVNGVFMAVFFIGGATGSALGGWAYAYGGWLLASIFGLCLPVIALLYYFTEKTISTY, encoded by the coding sequence ATGAACACTATACAAGTAAAAACCAAGCAAATCCCCAACTGGATCCCCGTTCTGCTAGCTATTGCCTGTGGCGTGATTGTTGCTAATCTTTATTATGCACAACCTTTAGTTGGCCCGATCAGTATTGCTACCCATCTTCCTCTGGCGTCAGCGGGATTAATCGTAACGTTAACGCAAATTGGCTATGTTGCCGGGCTATTATTCATTGTTCCTCTTTGTGATCTCATTGAAAATCGACGGTTAATCACCTCCACCTTAGTCATTGTAATTTGCGCATTAGTTGCAGCAGCTCTTACGAAAAATGCACTATTTTTTCTTATGGCAGCACTGTTCATCGGGCTAGGTTCTGTAGCAACACAAATACTGGTCCCCTATGCAGCCCATCTGGCAACAGAAGAACGGCGCGGCCAAGTTGTTGGCAATGTAATGAGCGGGCTGTTACTCGGCATCATGCTTGCCCGACCGGCAGCAAGCTTTATTACCGATCTTTGGGGCTGGCAGGCAGTTTTTCTTCTCTCTGCCGGGATTACAGCGATACTGGCTGTACTGCTAGCTTTCGTTCTTCCTAAACGGGCCCCATCCCCAACTATGAATTATGGTGATTTAATTCGCTCCTTGTGGTCGCTTTTTGCAACGAAAACCGTATTACGCCGCCGTGCCTTTTATCAAGCCTGCTTGTTCGGTGCATTCAGTCTGTTTTGGACGGTAATCCCGCTATGGCTGGCTAGTCATTTTCATTTATCTCAACAAGGTATCGCTTTATTTGCCCTTGCCGGGGTGGCAGGTGCCATAGCTGCGCCAATTGCCGGAAGATTGGCTGATAAGGGTTGGACCAAACAATTGACCGGGTTGGCCATTGTCATTGCGATTATATCTTTTTTGCTTACACACATATATACAGATGCTTCACTCATCGCTTTAGCGTTTCTTGTCATAGCCGCCATCACGTTAGATATGGCTGTTTCCGGCAATCTCGTTCTTGGTCAGCGTGCGATTTATTCACTGGGTGGCGAAATACGCGGACGAGTGAACGGAGTATTTATGGCTGTTTTCTTTATCGGCGGGGCCACCGGATCTGCCTTAGGCGGCTGGGCCTATGCTTATGGAGGCTGGCTGCTTGCCTCTATATTCGGACTATGCCTGCCAGTTATAGCACTATTGTATTATTTCACAGAAAAAACAATTAGCACATATTGA
- a CDS encoding TetR/AcrR family transcriptional regulator codes for MEKKKGRPRDIATEKAILAASYDLLLENGFGTITVEKIAERAKVSKATIYKWWPNKAAVVMDGFLSAAMARLPVPDTGSVIDDIVIQVSNLASFLTSREGKVINELIAEGQFDVKLAEAYRARYFNPRRFDSRRILERGVQRGELKKDLDIELCIDLIYGPLFYRLLVTGEKIDEVFIKTLIHYALEGIWVKR; via the coding sequence TTGGAAAAGAAAAAAGGACGTCCTCGTGATATAGCGACGGAAAAAGCGATTCTTGCTGCTTCCTATGATTTATTGCTGGAGAATGGCTTTGGAACCATAACTGTTGAGAAAATTGCTGAGCGGGCCAAGGTGAGTAAAGCGACTATTTATAAATGGTGGCCCAACAAAGCGGCGGTTGTCATGGACGGCTTTCTATCTGCGGCGATGGCCAGACTTCCTGTACCGGATACAGGTTCCGTGATTGATGATATAGTCATTCAGGTCAGTAATTTAGCCAGTTTTTTAACTAGCCGGGAAGGCAAAGTAATCAATGAATTAATTGCCGAGGGACAATTTGATGTAAAGCTGGCGGAAGCGTATCGAGCACGGTATTTCAATCCTCGCCGATTTGATTCGCGGCGAATTTTGGAGCGAGGGGTGCAAAGGGGCGAGCTGAAGAAGGACCTGGATATTGAATTGTGCATTGATTTAATTTATGGTCCGCTTTTTTATCGGTTGCTGGTAACCGGTGAAAAAATAGATGAGGTTTTTATAAAAACCTTAATACATTATGCTTTGGAAGGTATTTGGGTAAAAAGATAA